One window of Paludibacter propionicigenes WB4 genomic DNA carries:
- the pdxH gene encoding pyridoxamine 5'-phosphate oxidase, whose product MLRDIRKQYFFSSLDESNVLPNPFDQFETWLQDAIESDQLEPTAMILSTVDEHLQSHSRVVLLKELTLETFIFYTNYEGHKAQQMALNNRVSLVFFWPALERQVRVEGVVEKISEVLSTSYFKSRPVDSQLGAWASPQSQLIRSKDFLEKQFQYYQQKFGKEIPKPPHWGGYAVKPTAIEFWQGRPNRLHDRLLFTREADEWKISRLAP is encoded by the coding sequence ATGCTTCGAGATATCAGAAAACAATATTTTTTTTCTTCGTTAGATGAGAGTAATGTGTTGCCTAATCCATTTGACCAGTTTGAAACATGGCTTCAGGATGCCATAGAAAGTGATCAGTTGGAACCTACTGCTATGATTCTTTCCACAGTTGATGAACACTTACAATCCCATTCGAGGGTGGTTTTACTCAAGGAACTTACGCTTGAAACTTTTATATTTTATACCAACTACGAAGGTCATAAAGCTCAACAAATGGCTTTAAATAACAGAGTTTCATTGGTCTTTTTTTGGCCTGCACTCGAAAGACAGGTTCGGGTTGAAGGTGTAGTGGAGAAAATCAGTGAGGTGCTATCCACTTCGTATTTTAAATCCCGTCCTGTGGACAGTCAGCTGGGTGCATGGGCTTCTCCACAAAGTCAACTTATCCGTTCAAAAGATTTTTTAGAAAAACAGTTTCAGTATTATCAGCAAAAATTTGGTAAAGAGATACCTAAGCCGCCGCATTGGGGTGGGTATGCTGTAAAACCAACAGCCATTGAATTTTGGCAAGGCAGACCGAACCGGTTGCATGATCGGTTGTTGTTTACCAGGGAAGCTGATGAATGGAAAATCTCACGGTTGGCACCGTAA